The sequence CATCACCATGTCGGCGCCTTCGGCCAGGTCGGCCGCCACTTCGTGCAGGGCTTCATGGCTGTTGGCAGGGTCCATCTGGTACGAGGCTTTATTAGCCTTGCCCAGGTTCAGCGCCGAACCTACCGCATCGCGGAACGGCCCGTAATAGGCACTGGCGTACTTGGCCGAATAGGCCATGATTCGCACATTGACGTGGTCAGCCAGCTCCAGGGCCTCGCGGATCGCCTGGATGCGACCGTCCATCATGTCCGACGGCGCAACCACCTGGGCGCCTGCGGCGGCGTGGGACAAGGCCTGCTTGACCAGCGCATCCACAGTGATGTCGTTCTGAACATAGCCTTCTTCGTCGAGAATGCCATCCTGCCCGTGGGTGGTGAACGGGTCCAGCGCCACATCGGTGATCACCCCCAGTTCCGGAAAGCGCTCACGCAGGGCACGGGTGGCGCGCTGGGCGATACCTTCCGGGTTCCAGGCTTCGGCGGCATCCAGGGATTTAAGCTCAGAAGGCGTGACCGGAAACAACGCCAAGGCTGGAATCCCCAACTCAACCCAGTTCGCCGCCTCGATCAGCAGCAGATCAATGGTCAAGCGCTCCACACCCGGCATCGAGGCCACCGCTTCCCGACGATTTTCACCGTCCAGCACAAAAACCGGCAGGATCAGATCATCTACCGTCAGAACGTTTTCACGAACCAGGCGGCGAGAGAAATCATCACGACGATTGCGGCGCAGGCGGGTGGCGGGAAACAGACGATTGGAAGGGGTAAAGCTCACGGCAGACTCCTGAGCCCGGCTTGACGGGCGAGCGTGACAGTTATAAGCGGCCATTATGACGAAGGAATTACAGTTGTGCTTACCCATGCGACCTGTAGTCGCATTCCTAGTTTTTGTAGGAATTGTTCACTTCGTGACACATCTCGATACTTTCATGAATGTTCACGAAGGCGTAGGCTGCGCGTTCATTTCGCCAGCACCCAGACAATGCTCCAACAATTTCTGCATGACTTTGGCTACTTTGCCCTCTTCCTAGGCACGTTCTTCGAAGGCGAAACCATTTTGGTCCTCGCAGGCTTCTTGGCGTTCCGCGGATACATGGATATCAACCTGGTGGTGGTCGTTGCCTTTTTCGGCAGCTACGCCGGCGACCAGTTGTGGTACTTCCTGGGGCGCAAGCATGGCCGCAAGCTGCTGGCCCGCAAACCGCGCTGGCAATTGATGGGCGATCGCGCCCTGGAACATATCCGCAAGCACCCGGATATCTGGGTGCTGAGCTTCCGTTTTGTCTACGGTTTGCGCACGGTGATGCCCGTAGCCATTGGTCTGTCAGGCTATCCGCCGGGACGCTATCTACTGCTCAATGGTATCGGTGCAGCTGTGTGGGCCGCAGCGTTGGGAGCGGCGGCCTACCATTTCGGCGCCGTACTCGAAGGCATGCTGGGTAGCGTCAAGAAGTACGAGCTATGGGTGCTCGGCGCCCTGCTGGTACTGGGCTTGGGCTTGTGGCTGCGGCGCCGCATCAAGAATGCCCGCTTGACGCGCCAGGCCTGTGCCGATGCAAAGGCTCGGCTGGCTGAACAACAGCTGGCCGAGCAAAAGAAAGAGCCTACGACGCCAGTCGAGTAAGCCGGTCTCTGCAGCAGTAGAGGCCGATGATGCTAAGCAGACTGTAGCTGAGCAGGCCCAGCCAGCCCAACGGGCTGGCCGGCCACAAACCGACCAGCGGCGCCAGCCACACCAGCGGCACATTCAGCGCCAGGCGCAATAATTCGGCCTTCAACGCCCACGGGCGATTCTCCAGCGCCACTCCCAGGGTAAACAACCCCAGCACCATCGCACTCCAGCCCAGCACCAGGGCGGCGGTTGGCAGCCCTTCGCCAAAATTCATCAAATAGCTGCCCAAGCCCACGTAAGCGGCGAATTGCAGGGCGATGTAAATCTGCTGGCGAGCGTCCAGCGGCACCTCGAATTTGCGGAACTGACTCAGGTCCGGCTTGGCCAGCGGGTACTTCGCCGCCACGTCCGCCGGCCGCCAGCCAGTGCGCATGAACCAGATACGCAACTTGTCCCACCTACTCTCGGTGCGCCGCGCGTCATTCCACAGCTGTGCATAAAACTGCAGGTTGGCCCACAACGGGTTCCAACTGGCCAGCGGCGTGGTCACGCCAAAGATTACCGGCTCGTTTTCGTCTTCTTCCTGGAAGGAGCCAAACAGCCGGTCCCAAATAATGAACACCCCGCCGTAGTTGCGATCCATGTAGAGAGCGTTCTGTGCGTGGTGAGCCCGATGATTGGAGGGTGTGACGAAAAACCACTCAAACCAGCCCAGCTTGGGCACATGGCGGGTATGGACCCAAAATTGATACAACAGGTTGAGGGACGCAACACTGATAAATACCAACAACGGCACGCCGAGCACTGCCAACGGCAGGTAGAAGATCCAGCTCAGAAGAAACCCGGTGCTGGTCTGGCGCAACGCGGTGGTGAGGTTGTAGTCCTCGCTCTGGTGATGCACCGAATGAGCGGCCCAGAGGATGTTGCGTTCGTGGCCACAGCGATGCAGCCAGTAGTAGCAGAAGTCGTAGAAAACAAAGGCGAACACCCAAGTCCAGACGTTCTGGGCCGATAATTCGATGATCGCCAGGTGCTTGAGGGCGAAGGCATAGGTCAGCAGCCCGACGCCTTTGGTCAGCAGCCCTGTGGTGGTGGACAGCACGCCAGTGCTGAGGCTATTGATGGCATCCGCCACCCGGTAATTGCGCTCACCGCGCCAACGGTCGGCCAGCAGCTCAACCACGATCAAGGCAATGAAAAACGGTACCGCATAAGGGACGAAGTCCATGGGCAAGTCCGGTCAATTATTGTTACATCAAGATTAGGTGTAGTGGCTGGATATCCCATTGGCAATGAGTGACAAATAAGTAGACATTTAACGCCATGAATCAGGAGAAATGCCCATGAGCAAAAAGATTGCAGTGATCCTTTCCGGCTGTGGCGTGTATGACGGCGCAGAAATCCATGAAAGTGTGATCACTCTGCTGCGCCTGGACCAACGTGGCGCTCAGGTTCAGTGTTTTGCACCCAATATTGCGCAGTTGCATGTAATCAATCACCTGACCGGTGAAGAAATGCCCGAATCGCGCAACGTGCTGGTGGAGTCGGCGCGCATCGCCCGGGGTGAGGTGAAGGACCTTCGTGAGGCCAATGCCGAGGATTTCGACGCGCTGATCGTACCTGGAGGTTTTGGAGCAGCGAAGAACCTGTCGAACTTCGCCGTCGAAGGCGCCGGGTGCAGCGTCAACCCGCAGGTGCTGGAACTGGCGGAAGCCTTTGCCGAAGCGGGCAAACCCGTAGGACTGATCTGCATCTCCCCGGCGCTGGCGGCAAAGATCTACGGCCCAGGCGTGACCTGCACCATTGGTAACGACGCCGACACGGCAGCGGCCATGGACAAGATGGGCGCGACCCACCGGGAATGCACAGTGGACGAGATTGTCGAGGACAAGGCTCGCAAGCTCGTGAGCACTCCGGCCTACATGCTGGGCAAAAACATCAGCGAAGTCGCGTCAGGGATCAACAAGCTGGTGGATCGGGTACTGGAGTTGACCCACGAGAACGACTGACTGTGGCAAGGGAGCTTGCTCCCGTTGGGCTGCGCAGCAGCCCCAAACCTGCAATCACGTTTTGACTGAATTAGGGCGGCTTCGCCACCCAACGGGAGCAAGCTCCCTCGCCACCAGCTGTCAGGCCTGACGCATCAACCGGGTGAGGATACGGTCGAGTGAGTTGGCAAACGCCTGTTTTTCCTTCTCGCCATGGGGCGGCGGCCCC is a genomic window of Pseudomonas sp. ADAK18 containing:
- the elbB gene encoding isoprenoid biosynthesis glyoxalase ElbB, translated to MSKKIAVILSGCGVYDGAEIHESVITLLRLDQRGAQVQCFAPNIAQLHVINHLTGEEMPESRNVLVESARIARGEVKDLREANAEDFDALIVPGGFGAAKNLSNFAVEGAGCSVNPQVLELAEAFAEAGKPVGLICISPALAAKIYGPGVTCTIGNDADTAAAMDKMGATHRECTVDEIVEDKARKLVSTPAYMLGKNISEVASGINKLVDRVLELTHEND
- a CDS encoding DedA family protein, translating into MLQQFLHDFGYFALFLGTFFEGETILVLAGFLAFRGYMDINLVVVVAFFGSYAGDQLWYFLGRKHGRKLLARKPRWQLMGDRALEHIRKHPDIWVLSFRFVYGLRTVMPVAIGLSGYPPGRYLLLNGIGAAVWAAALGAAAYHFGAVLEGMLGSVKKYELWVLGALLVLGLGLWLRRRIKNARLTRQACADAKARLAEQQLAEQKKEPTTPVE
- a CDS encoding sterol desaturase family protein, with the translated sequence MDFVPYAVPFFIALIVVELLADRWRGERNYRVADAINSLSTGVLSTTTGLLTKGVGLLTYAFALKHLAIIELSAQNVWTWVFAFVFYDFCYYWLHRCGHERNILWAAHSVHHQSEDYNLTTALRQTSTGFLLSWIFYLPLAVLGVPLLVFISVASLNLLYQFWVHTRHVPKLGWFEWFFVTPSNHRAHHAQNALYMDRNYGGVFIIWDRLFGSFQEEDENEPVIFGVTTPLASWNPLWANLQFYAQLWNDARRTESRWDKLRIWFMRTGWRPADVAAKYPLAKPDLSQFRKFEVPLDARQQIYIALQFAAYVGLGSYLMNFGEGLPTAALVLGWSAMVLGLFTLGVALENRPWALKAELLRLALNVPLVWLAPLVGLWPASPLGWLGLLSYSLLSIIGLYCCRDRLTRLAS
- the hemB gene encoding porphobilinogen synthase; amino-acid sequence: MSFTPSNRLFPATRLRRNRRDDFSRRLVRENVLTVDDLILPVFVLDGENRREAVASMPGVERLTIDLLLIEAANWVELGIPALALFPVTPSELKSLDAAEAWNPEGIAQRATRALRERFPELGVITDVALDPFTTHGQDGILDEEGYVQNDITVDALVKQALSHAAAGAQVVAPSDMMDGRIQAIREALELADHVNVRIMAYSAKYASAYYGPFRDAVGSALNLGKANKASYQMDPANSHEALHEVAADLAEGADMVMVKPGMPYLDILYRVKEEFKVPTFVYQVSGEYAMHMAAIQNGWLSEGVILESLTAFKRAGADGILTYFAARAAQLLREQQ